One part of the Schistocerca piceifrons isolate TAMUIC-IGC-003096 chromosome 2, iqSchPice1.1, whole genome shotgun sequence genome encodes these proteins:
- the LOC124777650 gene encoding uncharacterized protein LOC124777650 isoform X2 — protein sequence MADDYRRGYFSRFAAQLFADPFGSNRKKARQPQKPKTMPLYNSQMDLCRDMRSLSISDISAADLSFSEKGDWDGEDGLAMQILTATWFDDLSYNDDSGCGSSRSSSISSGCRTSSWGSLSAIFTPPAPKFSFELPEPSQGLDIKIDLGTSIQNFQTAVLPYGNIDMYMQNRSQYHRLAQADDDKEEFKQVKCSCCGFMYIVPADQ from the exons atggcagacg ATTACAGGCGAGGTTATTTCAGTCGTTTTGCTGCACAGTTGTTTGCAGATCCATTTGGCAGCAACAGAAAGAAGGCTAGACAGCCTCAGAAACCAAAGACAATGCCATTGTACAATTCTCAAATGGATCTTTGCAG GGACATGCGCAGCTTAAGTATTTCGGACATCAGTGCTGCAGATTTGAGTTTCTCAGAGAAAGGAGACTGGGATGGAGAAGATGGACTAGCAATGCAAATACTGACAGCAACATGGTTCGATGATTTATCATATAATGATGACAGTGGCTGTGGCAGCAGCcgaagcagcagcatcagcagtggTTGCCGTACAAGCTCATGGGGGTCTTTATCAGCAATATTCACTCCTCcagctccaaaattttcttttgagtTACCG GAACCCTCTCAAGGACTGGACATAAAAATTGACCTGGGTACTTCTATCCAGAATTTTCAGACTGCGGTGTTACCATATGGAAACATTGATATGTACATGCAGAATCGTTCACAATACCACCGACTTGCCCAGGCTGATGATGACAAAGAAGAGTTTAAACAG